In one window of Clupea harengus chromosome 4, Ch_v2.0.2, whole genome shotgun sequence DNA:
- the sypa gene encoding synaptophysin a, with the protein MDIANQLVATGQFRILKVPLGFMKILQWVFAIFAFSTCGSYEGSFRMSVQCKNRTESNLKIDVDFEYPFRLHQVYFDAPTCKGEQSERFFLVGDYSSSAEFFVTIAVFAFLYSMAALSIYVFAFEKYRENNKGPLIDFGVTCVFTFMWLVSSSAWAKGLSDVKTATDPDKVLEMIPSCDLEGSTCKEVHDAKMSGLNTSVAFGFLNLILWLGNIWFVFKETGIVAPFMRAPPAQEKQPAPDTFGQQGYGQEGYAQQGYQPDYNQQGYNQGGEYAQPAYEQQGAPTSFSNQM; encoded by the exons ATGGATATTGCAAATCAG TTGGTTGCCACTGGGCAATTCAGAATTCTTAAAGTGCCCCTGGGCTTCATGAAAATCTTACAATGG GTGTTTGCCATTTTCGCTTTTTCAACGTGTGGGAGCTATGAGGGGTCATTCAGGATGAGCGTTCAATGCAAAAACAGGACTGAAAGTAACTTAAAAATAGATGTGGACTTTGAATACCCGTTCAG GCTCCATCAAGTATACTTTGATGCCCCAACCTGCAAAGGAGAGCAGTCTGAGAGGTTCTTCCTCGTTGGGGACTACTCTTCCTCTGCCGAGTTCTTTGTCACCATCGCTGTCTTTGCTTTTCTCTACTCCATGGCCGCCCTTAGCATCTACGTCTTCGCCTTTGAAAAGTACCGCGAGAATAACAAAGGCCCACTGATT GATTTTGGGGTGACCTGTGTGTTTACGTTCATGTGGCTGGTGAGCTCATCTGCCTGGGCTAAGGGCCTGTCCGACGTGAAAACAGCCACAGACCCCGATAAGGTTCTGGAGATGATCCCCTCCTGCGACCTGGAAGGAAGCACCTGCAAAGAGGTCCATGATGCGAAGATGTCCGGCCTCAACACGTCCGTG GCTTTCGGCTTCCTGAACCTGATCCTGTGGTTAGGAAATATCTGGTTCGTGTTCAAGGAGACGGGCATTGTCGCTCCCTTCATGCGCGCCCCACCAGCCCAAGAGAAGCAGCCCGCCCCCGACACCTTCGGCCAGCAGGGCTACGGCCAGGAGGGCTACGCTCAGCAGGGCTACCAGCCTGACTACAACCAGCAGGGTTACAATCAGGGTGGCGAGTACGCCCAGCCGGCCTACGAGCAGCAGGGGGCGCCCACCTCCTTCTCCAACCAGATGTGA